GCTGGTAAGATCCTTTCGTTGCTTTGTGCCATAACCCACCACCACTACATCCTTCAGCATATCGGTGCCTGGTTTCAGGCTCACGATAACGGCATTATTGCCTTCGCTTTTCAGGATATACCCCGTGATGGTGCGGCTCTGGTATCCGACCGCAGAGAATTCAAAATTGTAGGTCCCTTTTACGGGCAGGTTCTCAAATGAGAACTTTCCCAGGGAATCGGCAAAAGTGGTGTAAGACCTTTCACCAGCAGAGCTTTTTGCAACGATGGAAGCAAAACCAATAGGGTCGCCCTTGCTATTGGTGACAATCCCGGTTACGGTAACTGTTGGGGGTTGCTGGGCAGTGGCAATGCCTGACGACAACAGGAAAGCAGTCAGCAGGACAGCCGTTAGTTTTAGTAGTTTAAACATATTGTATTCTTAGGCAAGTATGCTAATATGCCATACTACGTTTTCCGGGACAACTATCCCCTAATTACCCCGGAAAATTATTTCGATATATAGAATTTTTTGTCTGCGATCTTCTTTACTTCGAGATTATTGATAGCGGCAATATTGCGCAGTATCTTATCGATCGTTTGCGTTGTGTCTACAGAAATGAATATATTGATGGAAGATGATATTTCTGTAGGATAATCGATTTCCACATTGTAGCGTTCAGCAAGCTGGTCCAGCACCTTTTTCAGGTTTTGGTTCTGGAAATTGATATGACCGCTATTCTCGTCAGGTCCGGTTTCGATCTGTGAGGCTTTCGCATCCGCAGGTCTTGTGTTAACCGTTGTGCCCTTTTCCATTTCTGTTTTGGGAGATGATTTTGCTGCAGCGAGCCCCTCATTACGGAACTTCTCGAAGATCTCTTTCCTGATATTGAAGCTGATCTGATCCCCTGGTAACAAATAATTGGCGATGGTTTCATCCTTCACTTTTTTCACCACCACTTTGCCTTCATACAGCACAACAGAAATGGTCTTCGCATTGCCATCAACGCTGAACCTGGTACCCAGTGCAGTGGTAGCCACCTTGCCACAGAAAACAGTAAACTGCTTTTCTTTATCTTTTGCCACAGAGAATTCGGCTTTGCCGGTCAGGTAGATATGGCGATTGGATACATTATAATCACTGGCATACCTGATCTCGCTGCCTGCAGAAAGTGTAATAATGGAATGATCGGGAAGCGTGATCTGCTGAGCAGCAGCTGTACTGTTTTTCCTGATCGTTTCAGTAGTACTGTTTGCAGCCAGTTCAGTTTCTCCGGCAACTTTATTATCCTGGCTGATGTACCTGATCCCGAAAAATAAGAGGATCGCGGCAGCTGCGCCGAACAGTGAGATCAACATTGTTCTTTTCCTTTTTCCGCTACGGATGGATTCCTGTATGTTCCCATAAAGTTCCTCATCAACGGTTGTTGCGGGAACCGAAACATATTTCTCCCATTCCTCCTCGGGCAGGAATTCCTCCAGCACAGATGGATGCTGCCGCAGGTATTGCAATACCCCGGCTGCCTCATCCTCCGGACACTCGCCCCTCAGAAACTTCTCTATGAGTTTTTTATCGATCAACTTATAACAGTACTATATTGAATAATAAAGTTCCGCTCATGAATATCAAAACCGGGAAAAATGGCTTGATGAATTTCAATGCGAGATGGATATGGTTCTCTACGGTTTTGGTGGAAATGGAAAGCATTGAAGCAATTTCGCTGTAACTGTAACAGTTCAGCCTGCTCAGCCTGAATACACGCTGTCTTACGGGCGGCATCTGCCTGATCAGTAATTCCAGTTTTCGTAAAGTGTCGTTATAAGAAACGCTTTCAGTAACCAGCTCCCATTGCACCGGTCCTGATTGATGGAGCTCGGCTTTGCGAAGAGCCTTCTGTTTTCTCAGCTCATCGATCATGATGGTCCTTGCTATGCGGAATAAGACCGAAGACAATGAAATCTCTGCTTTTAAGCTATGACGGTATTTCCAGAGCTTGATGAATGTAAGCTGAACAACTTCTTTTGCTAATTCCGGGGACCTTGTTTTGTCGAAAATATACCTGTACAAGGGCTCCTGGAATAGCTCAAAAGCTCTGCGCAAAGCAGTTTCGTTGCTGGTTTTTAATCCATCAATTAATGACATAGCAATTGTTTAGCGAACCAAATCTAATGAAACAGGATTGTATTTCAGCAGGTCAATCGTTTGCGTAATCGTCTTTTCCATAAAAAAACAGCCTTCAGATCAAAAGACCTGAAGGCTTTTACGGGCGTCTGCCTCAATTGCTTTATTTGATCTTATTTTTCAGGAGACAGTACGAATATTTTCAAATTGCCTGTATTCAAATATTTTTTCGCAGCCTCTTTAAAACTCTGCGCGCTAACCGCTTCAATTTGCTTAGCCACTTCAGTGATCTCTTTAAGTTCCCTGCCCACCTGTAGTTTAGCACAGATCTGGCTCGTCCAGTATTCGTTTCGCTTGAGCTGAACTTCCAGGCTCTTTGCAAATTCCGCTTTGAATTTTGTCAATTCCCCGGGACTTGCGCCGTTGGTAACCAGCTTGTTCAATTCATCCTTTGCAGCCATCGTCAATTTTTCCACCATTGCAGGCGAGCAGGTAAAACCGATACGTAATTCATAGCGTTTGCTGTTATCCAGCATGCTCAATGAAATACCAGGCGAATACACTTCATGCTCTGTGCCACGAAGCCTTTCCGTCATTTTAAGCTGTACTATATCCCTGATGGCCGTCATATTTCCCACCAGGTTGACGTCATCCGTATATTTCCCATCCAGGATCATCGTTACGGTAGACCGGTCTGTTTTCCCTTTTTCGATTATTTTAGTAAACCCGCTTTCAGGATATGCATATTGAATGTAGTTGGTCCCTTCATTCCTGTTCAGCGAAGGAAGACCTGCCAGGTATTTCTGTACCATTGGCCTGATCGAATTGAGATCGAAGCTTCCTACCAGTACAAAAGTGAAATCTGAAAAATCAGCAAAGCGTTCCTTATAAATTTTAAGCGATATATCCGGATCGATCATATCAACTCTTTCTGCAAATGCAGCTCTTTTACGAAAGTGATGTCCGAACATGATAGCGTTGATGGAATCCGCATACACATTTGATGGCTTACTGTATCTTTTCATGGCCCTGTCTTTGGCTTCCCTGAGTACGCTGCCAACCAATTCCTTATCCAGCCTCGGTTGCGTGAAATAGAGATACATCAGTTGAAAAGAAGATTCCAGATCCTTCTTACTGGTGTTTGCATTCACCCCTTCATAATTTTCGCTGATAAAAGGATTTACCTGCATGATCTTGCCAGTCAACACCCTCGATAATGTTTTCAGGTCCAGGTCTCCAATACCGCCTCTCGATAAGATCCCTACAGCATCGATTGCCGACTGATAATCCTTATCCGGATAAAGGGAACTTCCCCCAGGGCTAAATGCCGAGATCAATATCTGATCATTTCTGAAAGTTGTTGGCTTGAGTACCACTTTTGCTCCATTGCTCAATTTCCAGGTAGTGATCCCCATTTCCTGGTCAGTTGTTTCAGAAACAATGCTCCCTCCTTTGGGTAACTCGTTCATCAGTTTCTTATTCACTTTCTTTTCTTCCTGAACCACCAGTTCCTCTTTTTCTACTTCTCCTGTCCATTTTTCCAGTTCTTCCACACCAGGAAGCTGATCCTGTTCATTCAGTGGCGCTATCACATAGAAATCCCGGTTCTTATTATTGTAAAACTTTTCAATGACGGCCTGTACTTCTTCCAGCCCGATATTCCTGATATGCAGGTTATAGAATTCATTGTAAAATTCAGCGGAAGGGTATGATAAATTCTTTAAAAAAGCATTGACATACACGGTTACATAATTTTGAGACGTCACCTTGCTCCGTTCACCAAACTGATAATCCCTTTTTTCAATAAAGGAAGCCTTCGCACGATCCAGTTCATGCTGGTTAAAGCCTGATTCTTTCACCTTACGGATCTCACGCATGATGGTCTTGAATCCTTTTTCGTATTCACCGGGGTTGACTGTTACATTCACTGAAGCCGATCCCAGGTCAGCAAATAAAGTCTCTATTTTTGCACTTGCACTCAGGAATGGCATTTCAGCCCCTCTCCGCAAATCATTACTACGGTTAGCCAGCATTGTATTGAACAGAGAAACGATCATGGAATTTCTCAGGTCCAGCTCGGACTTTATTTTGTCCCGGGCAGCATATTTATGCAGCACCTGAATGGTGGTATTGGTGATCTCTTCATCCAGAATTGTCTGGTAATGTTCCCGCTCAATCTGCGGTATCTTCACTTCCTCCGGTTGAGCGGTATTGCTATTCTTTTTCAGATCGCCGAAAATGGCAATGATCTTTTTTTCCATTTCCTCCGCATCAAAATCACCTACTGCAATGATGGACTGAAGATCGGGCCGGTACCAGTCATGATAGAATTTTTGCAGATCGGCAGCCTTTGCATTCTTCAATACGCTATCGATCCCGATGGGGGATCTTTCTGCATATTTAGCGCCATTCAACAGGTTGAACAGACTTTGTTCCCTGATACGTTGTTCCAGTCCCTGCCGCTGCCGTTTTTCAGCCAGGATAATGCCACGCTCCGAGTTCACGCCTGCTTCCGTAATCTCGATATGCTGCGCCCAATCTTTCAGGATGGCCAGGCCGGTGCCCAGCAAACTGCTGTCCTGCGTAGGAATCGGAAGCTGATACACGGTTTCATTATAACTCGTGTAAGCATTCAGGTCAGCTCCGAATTTGACGCCGGCCTTTTCCAGGAAATCAATCACATTATTTCCCGGAAAATTCTTTGTTCCGCGAAATGCCATATGCTCTAAAAAATGCGCCAGGCCACGCTGCGCATCCGTCTCATGAACAGAACCTATCTTATTCACAAGGTAAAGCACTGCCCTGTTCTCCGGGTTCCTGTTCTTACGGATATAATATCTTAAACCATTCGGCAGTTCACCGGCAACAACGGCAGAATCATTCGGCAATATCTTTTTGTCCAATCCTGTCAATGAAACTTTATCGTCTTTACAGGATACTAAATTGATGACCAAAAGTAACAACACTAAAATGCCAGCACTTCGTTTCAATAGAATATTCATAATGAAAAATAAAATGATTAACTATTTCGCAATTTCTTTGAAGGAAAGAGATCGAAGATCCCTTCCTGCCGGATGATCATCATACCATGGCGATCATCCGAAATTCCCTCCTGCAGCGTATAGGTATACCGGGTAGTATGAGCTTCCAGCAGAGAGGGCATATATTTATATTGGATCCCAACTGCTTCCTGTTGCAGCAGCGCTCCTACTTCAACAATATGGGTACTCAGAACAAACAGGCTCTGCTTATAATCCAGCATGGCTTTGGCCACGCCTGAAGTGGCGTCGAAGGCATCCTTTACATTGGTGCCCTTAAAGAGTTCATCAAAAATGATCAACAGCTTTTTGCCTGCCGCCACTTCAACAGCCACATCCTTTACGCGCAGTACTTCTGCGTAAAAATGGCTGTACCCCTTACTGATATTATCAGGTAGATTGATAGAAGAATAGAAACCATCATACACGGAGGTTTCCATTTCACTTGCAGGAACAGGAAACCCCATATGCGCCAGGTAAAAACAGATACCAATGGTTTTCATGAAGGTGGACTTCCCGGCCATATTGGCGCCGGTAAGGAACAGCAGGTTCTGTCTGGCATCCAGTTGCAGATCATTACCAATGGCCTTTTTCAAACCGGGATGATAAGCTCCCTTCAGCTTCAGCAACGCGTTCTGACCATGATGGATAACCGGAAAACTATAATTCTTTTCCTCTATCATTGCTGCGATGCCCAGGAAAAGGTCCAGCTCATAACAATCACGGAGCAGGGAATTGAACGCTTCATGGTTGCTGCCACGAAGAAAAGATTCATACTTACTTTGTTGTATAACCGATAAATTACCGGATGCAATACCCTTTTCAGGCAGCTCCAGCAATTTATTCTCCAGCAAAGGAAGATAGCGCCCGGTCAGGTTTTGAAGATAGGCGGAATCGATGCCTGCCAATGTTCCCTTAAACCAATCGCGGAGTTGCAGCAATGCCTTTAAACCATCTGTGAGCAGCGCATTCACATGCTCCTGTTCTTCTCGCATTCCGGCTATTGCTTTTGATTTTCTTTTGAAAACCTCGGTGAACAATCTGGCTTTGCTAACGGGTGCAAAGCTTGTGATGTATTGTTCCAGCGCCCCGAACTCCTGATCCCCGACTGGAAAAACAATCGCCTTTCCAACCAATGATTTGATATTCCACTGACGCTCTTCTATGGCAGCTGCCTGTGTAAGCGGCTGCTGGAAATACTGTTCCAGCAGTTGCTCTCCTCCTTTCGTTTTTGTACGGTTAAAAAGAGAAAAAACAGAATCGGTTTTATACTTGCCCAATAAGTTAAGGTCCTCCGTAGTCTGCTTATCGGTACAAAACGATTTCACTTCCTTATTCATAGTATTGTGCTTTCTTTCCATTCGCTAAAATGTCCAGGATACCTTCGTTTTGAATGATCAGCATACCATGACGATCCTGCGTTACCCCTTCAGTCAGAACATAAGTGTAAACAGGTATATTGTGCTTCATCACTGTAGGCATATAGGAATATTGAATGTTCCTGCAGTTCTCGCGCAGGTTATCCGCCGCTTCAACAATATGGGTTGATACCAGCATCAGACTGTTTTCCAGCTCCGAATAGAGGGAAGTAACGGCAACAGTAGCTTCATGTGCATCTTTCACATTCGTTCCCCGGAATAATTCATCGAATATGATGATGAGCTTTTTCCCTGCTGCCAGTTCCATCGATACTTTTTTCACTCTCAACACCTCTGCATAAAAATGACTATGTCCCATTTGTATACTGTCAGAAAGATTGATGGTAGTATAAAGTCCATCATTAACCGTAAACTTCATGGAATCAGCAGGGATGGGGAAACCGATATGCGCCAGAAAAACCGTGATACCAAAGGATTTCATCAGGGTTGATTTTCCTGCCATATTAGCCCCCGTGAGGAACAATACACGCCGTGAGGCATTCATTTGTATATCATTTCCCAATGCATCTGGCACCAACGGATGATAAAATCCTTTTATATCCAGTTGCTGATCGCTACCGGGCAGTACTTCCGCAAAAGCCAGTTTTCTTTCCCTGGCAACAGTGGCAACAGAAATATAAATATCTAACCAGTATACATACTCTAAAATGGTTTGCAGCTGATCATAATGGGTAAAGCGGAAGAACCTGTCGCAGGAGGCCATCTGTTCAAAAGATAACCGGCCTTCCATCAGGGAAGCATATGTTAACCTGAATTCCTGATCATCCAGGATAGTCTTTACCTCATTTTGCATTTTTTGAAAAGAAGTACTGTATCTGTTATCAGCAGTTTTTTCCAGGAAAGCGCGTAAATGCGTCAGGCATTCTCCTATTGCCTTCAGGGCTTTTTGTGTGAAGTTCAACCGGGTGTCTACCCCCAACCATTTATTCAGCTTGCTTTCCATGGTCTCGCCATCCGCTCTCAGCAGGGTCCTGCTATCACGATCGGATAAATAAGCCACCATCACCTCAATCCAGACTGCTTCCAGCGGAAAGGCGGAAGAAGACCGGCAGAAGAATTGTATCGTTTCACTCCGGTCCCTGATCTCCGTTTCTCCGGTAGTGGGATAATGAAAGATCTGCTCCAGCTTCGCTGCGCCGCCTGTTGTGTAGGTCCGGTTAAAGAGAGAATAAACAGACTCTTTTCCTTTTTTCCCAAAGATGTTCAAATCATCCAGGGTTTGCTTATCTGCATTGAAGATCATAACTGTTTCTGTTTTTGATTACCTGGCCCTTCTTCTCATCCAAATAAATACACCAATCAAAGCCAGTACCAGCGGGAATCCGATTTTCAACAATCCACCAACCATCTTCCATGATTTGGAATAGTTGAGCTTATTGTCGACGGGTGGAGCCAGGCGCATATCGATAGGCGCTTTGCCATCACTCAGCCAGAAAAAGGCGGCTGCGATCAGGTAATAATTCGCGGCTCTTACTTTCGGTCTGTTGATGCCGAGCTCTTTATTACTCAGCCAGTCTGCATCACCGGTCACCAGTATCTTTTGTTGTTTATCATTCACAGTTCTGCTTAAAGCCATTACAGCAGGATATTCCTGTTCTGATTCTCCTTTTTCAACATCCAGCACAGGTAAATGATCGATCGTATTGAAGCTGTCTTTTTCAAGCCAGACGCCGGATGCAGGCGTTCTGAAAAGCGTAGTGGCCTCAAACCCTTTCGATGGATCAAATTGCAGTACAGAGCTGCCGGCAAGCGCAAGGGAATAAGCCTGTTTCTTCATATCCTCCAACTGAAAAGAGAACTTAACAGCTTCATCGGAAGGCCGCAGGGCAACTACATCGGGTTGAATATCTTTATTGGCATGCACCAGGGTACCAGGCAGGAATGTCACCCCGATCTCTTTGGTGATCTCATTCATTTGTGCAGAAACATCCGGTTCACCTGCAATGATCAGGTTGCCTCCTTTGGCGATATACTTTTCCAGGTTTTGCAGCTCGATGGCGGAATAGGGTTTCCTGGGCTCTGCAATCACCATGATCTGTATATCAGCAGGTACTTCAGACGCCAGGGAGATATTGGTAAAATCAAATCCCTGGTTCAGCATGGAGTGACGGAAAGTTTTTTCCTCTGTTACCATATTATAGCCCCTGTCCTGGTTTGAATTGCTTTGTCGTTCTCCATGTCCTTCCACAAAACCCACTTTCGGAAGTTCCATCACCAGGCGTTTAAGAGCCGCCGTTATCTCGGCTTCGCTGGGATGCACATACATGTCGTTGAAGATGCGCAGGAATGTCTTTTGTCCATTCGCCGCTTCCAATACATGTACATAACGGTATCCTTCACCCGACAGATCTACTTTGTCGCTGATCTCGTCATAGGACTTCACATCAAAGGACCAGTCGTTCAGGATCTTCAGGGAGTCCATTCTTTCTGAATCGGACAGTTCAGGGAAGCGGGTTTCCAGATAGGGATAATTGGCGCGATTGTAGTACAGGGTTTGCTCCAATTTCATATCAGGTTTGAAGCGGAGATATTTTTCAAAACGCTTGGCTTCCTGCTTATAGTTTTTCGGTAATCCATAGAAGTAATACCTGTCCAGCATATTCGCATAGGTATGAATGGTCAGCGGACCTTTCAGCATGTCAACCACTTTCTGACTGTTCTCACTGATCGTATTCACTTTCGAATAAGTGGTATCATAATAAACCTTGAAGGAAGGCAGGGCGCTTACATAGCCAACAAGACAAACCACGATCAGCGTTACTGCATACCTGGAAAAGGTAGCCCAGGCAGAGATCTTCTTTCTTTCAACCTGCAGCTTTATGATAGTGAATGAAACGAAGAGAAGGATCACCATTACAAAATAAAGCAGATCTTCCGAAGTGATCAGTCCTGCAATGAATGTGTTGCTTCTTCCTGAAATAGCGATCCAGTAAGTGATATCCCTCACAAATGCAATATCCTGCCACCAGCTTTTCATCAGGTTCAGCAATGCCAGGATCCCCAGTGTACCAATGGCGGCCACTACCGTATAAGAAGTGATGGACGACATAAAAATACCTACAGCAGTATATGCACAGATCAGCAGGAACAATCCCAGCAGCGCGCAGAGTACAGCAGGATAATCAAAGTTCCCGATGGTGATAGCGCCATGCAATGCAAACATGCTCAGTATTCCGATCAATGTGAATGCAAAAACGATCAGCGCCAGGTACTTTCCCAGAACTATCTGAAAGCTATTGACCGGTGATGAATACAGCAGTTTGATAGATCCGCTGTTGAACTCGCGGCTGATCACTCCCATCGTCAATAATGGAATATATAAATAGAGATAGCCCTGAATGCTGAGAAAGAAGCCATCCATTTGGTTATTGAAAATGGCATAGGTAATATTTTTGGTTGCCTGGCCCACAATATCCCTGTGCGCCATGGCGCCATAAAGATTGGTATATACAATACCTGTCTGAAGTGCAAAAATCACCAGTATCAACCAGGCTACAGGAGAATAAAACAATACCTGTAATTCCGCCTTTGCAATCCGATATGTTGTTTTCATTTATTGTTCTTTTGTTTGACTGCTTAATTTGATCAGGACTTCTTCTTTGAGAGCTCGGCAAAAATATTATCGAGTGAATTTTTGTTTTGTGAGATATGCAACAACTCCCAGTTATTCTCCACAGCGCTTTTCACGATACGTGAGATCACCTCCCTTGAATCGGAAGCATAGTTCACTGTATAGTCGATACCTCCCGTATGGGTTGCATCAACCACTCCGTCGATAGCTGTCAGGTACTGCAGGGAAGGAAGCTGCGCCAGGCTCAAAGAGAGCGAGCTCGGCTGCAGGTAGGTGTCGAAATCCTCCATGGGACCGGAAAAGATCATCTGTCCTTCATTGATCATCCAGATATGCTCACAAAGCGCCTGAACTTCCTGCAGGATATGCGTAGAGAGGATCACTGTTCTTTCTTCAGCGATATTTTTGATCAGCTTCCTTACCTCCAGGATCTGGTTAGGGTCCAGTCCATTGGTGGGCTCATCAAAAATTACAAATTCCGGTTTGTGAATGATTGCCTGTGCAATACCGGCCCTTTGTTTGTATCCTCCTGAAAGATTTTTGATCAGCCTCCTTCTATAGTGAGAGAGATTACATTGTTCCATTACATTTTTTACAGCAGATGGAATTTCTGCTTTGGGTATCATACGCAGGTGCGCACAATAAGTCAGATATTCCTCTACAGTAAGTTCAGGTTGAACCGGGGGCACCTGGGGAAGAAAGCCGATCCTCTTCTTGGCCTCCACCGGATGCGTATCCAGGTTGTATCCCCTGATATATACATTGCCCTTTGTTTGTTTTAATACGCCACACATGATATTCATGATGGTGGATTTGCCCGCTCCGTTAGCTCCCAACAATCCATAAATCCCTTTTTCCATTAATTCAAAGCTGATGTCTTTGATGGCCCATTGTACACTGTACCGATGGGATAGCTGTTCCACTTTTACAATAGATTCGCTCATAAATCCTGAAAGTTTTAAAAAAATGATGCCCTGTATCGTCTGTTATGACGATTCCAATTAAAGCATATATGTAGTTGGAGGATTAACGCATGATACTGTTCTTAACAGTGATATCGGCAATGACTCCCAGGCCCGTCATACGGTGTAGCTCAACGGGGTCGGGCAATGTAAGGGATGCATCGGAAATATTATAGAGAACCACTGTGCCGTCTTCCAGCCCCACTGCCAGTTCAAGGAAATTGTCGCTTTGGCTCATGGCAGTGATCTTACTACCGAAGGAAGTGAAGAGTTTGGCGGCACTACCTGTGATCATGTCATAATAGTACAGGTCTGTATTGCCAGGCCCTCCGGAGAAGAAAATAAAATTCCTGTTCTTGATACCTAAATATTTACTGTCTGCATTTACAAGACTGCTACCGGTAAATGGCTTCCTTGCTTTGGGAGAGAAAGTAATTACCCGATTCAGATTGCGCATGGTAAATGACTGCAGGTAGATCTGCGTTTCTCCCGGTTTCCTCATCAATACCACTCCATCGGTGGAGGCTCCATTTCCGGAATTAGGCAGTTCATTGAAGGAGCCGCCCCAGACATATTCCCAGTCACCCATATGATTGAAGTTGACATGGTCCGCAGGATAAGGAGTTGCAGGCGCCGGGCTCGGTAATGTATCGATAACCACCCACCCTCCTGTTGGATTGGGTCCGTTCAACGAGAGGTAAAGGATCCTGTTGTTCATAGCATCATACATGAAGTTCATCAGGTTGGCATTGGAATATGGATTCCACAGATCGGTGATCTTCATTCCATGCAGCGTGGTCATAGGAATATTCAACCAGGGCATCGAAAAGGGAACAGGTGAATTAGAGAATAATCTCGGATACACCTCTCCGTTTGTATTCACCAGCAGATGGGCATTGGGATAGAAACCCATATTGACGGGGTCGATATTGGCAGGCGCACTACCCGCAAAAGCGTCCCTGAGCTTCAGCCTCTTCTGAAGGCTGTAGGAGTCCAGCTCAACTGTTCCCTGCCCTCCCTGCTGCATTACTACCAGGCTCCATACACCAGTCACCGGATAGTTCTTC
This portion of the Pseudobacter ginsenosidimutans genome encodes:
- a CDS encoding PKD-like family lipoprotein, producing the protein MKVQSSIYTALATLLISMPGCIKDKGNYSYKDGSPVTIRFQATNIDGLIDNPVTIDAIREYSDPTKTAADYGHEWYVSDQLAGTDSILVYNGAVPGTLPINYCMVDKATKVKYFSTTAILRLASPYQSGYTILYEKNGESELAHIRYDATQKVYVDDRDIYKRKNDGESLGSKPIKLKNYPVTGVWSLVVMQQGGQGTVELDSYSLQKRLKLRDAFAGSAPANIDPVNMGFYPNAHLLVNTNGEVYPRLFSNSPVPFSMPWLNIPMTTLHGMKITDLWNPYSNANLMNFMYDAMNNRILYLSLNGPNPTGGWVVIDTLPSPAPATPYPADHVNFNHMGDWEYVWGGSFNELPNSGNGASTDGVVLMRKPGETQIYLQSFTMRNLNRVITFSPKARKPFTGSSLVNADSKYLGIKNRNFIFFSGGPGNTDLYYYDMITGSAAKLFTSFGSKITAMSQSDNFLELAVGLEDGTVVLYNISDASLTLPDPVELHRMTGLGVIADITVKNSIMR